The genomic segment GTCGGAGGTGGGAGCTTGAGCGCCGACCCGTACGACCCGCGCGACCTGCTCGCCGAGAGCAAGATCGGGGTGCTCGCGACGATCAGGTCGAACGGCCTCCCGCAGCTCTCGCCGGTCACGCCGTACTACGACCGCGAGGCCGACATCATCTACGTCTCGCTGACCGAAGGGCGCGCCAAGACGAAGAACCTGCGCCGGGACCCGCGGGCCGCACTCGAGGTCACCAGTGCCGACGGCTGGACGTGGGCGACCGCCGAAGGCCCGGTGACGCTCGTCGGGCCGGGCACCGATCCGCGGGGCCCGGAGGTCGAGGCGCTGGTCGAGTACTACCGCAAAGCCGCGGGCGAGCACCCCGACTGGGACGAGTACCGGTCGGTGATGGTCGCCGACCACCGGGTGCTGATGAAGCTGGCGGTGGCCCACGTCTACGGCGAAACGCTGAGGTGATCCGGGGCGCCTGGTTCGAGTCCGGCGCGTGCGGCGGGCCCTAGGGTGAT from the Amycolatopsis magusensis genome contains:
- a CDS encoding PPOX class F420-dependent oxidoreductase; protein product: MSADPYDPRDLLAESKIGVLATIRSNGLPQLSPVTPYYDREADIIYVSLTEGRAKTKNLRRDPRAALEVTSADGWTWATAEGPVTLVGPGTDPRGPEVEALVEYYRKAAGEHPDWDEYRSVMVADHRVLMKLAVAHVYGETLR